A single region of the Pontibacter kalidii genome encodes:
- a CDS encoding RagB/SusD family nutrient uptake outer membrane protein produces MKRSIKYLTYTGALAGLLLTTACNDDFLERPPQNQISDATFWKTKDDLSKALNAVYSQLTREDIIYDDGSTDNAYAQYPWESTATVVSAGTINTNSNAGWGYTGIRRANQLLENADKIEMDADLRERFKAEARFLRAWFYWDMVVRFGDVPLVTSTLGAGEEDVPRTPRTDVVNFLLAELSEIAETLPVVYGGGDSSEKGRVTKGAALALKARILLNEASPRFNAGDASKWKAAADAAQEVMGLGYTLFKVNEETDKDLEDNYATWVDFAGEEDEKRFRLGLRSYEKLFQQQYEGNSEVILDHQFIMQVDPQWNNTYLPPSVLNGWSSVTPTQDLVNAYSNFKTGGPANILDPQVRADLYLSEDPAFANEYKNRDPRFYASIMFNGNPWNALEDDYTFTWQIGGSNNSQTGYNFRKLVDPQAHRENIANHANIILLRYAEVLLSYAEAMNEYSGPDATVYAALNEVRQRAGMPPVDEAVYNSKESLRELIRNERRIELALEGQRYMDIRRWEIAPEVMGTIYDIRNKLVQTRTWYDKLYLMPVPQSQIDLSDQILTQNPGY; encoded by the coding sequence ATGAAAAGAAGTATAAAATATCTCACCTATACCGGAGCGCTTGCCGGGCTCCTGCTTACTACTGCCTGCAACGACGATTTTCTGGAGCGGCCGCCGCAGAACCAGATCTCCGACGCGACATTCTGGAAAACGAAGGATGACCTGTCCAAGGCATTGAACGCGGTGTACAGCCAGCTGACAAGAGAAGACATTATTTATGACGACGGCAGCACGGATAACGCCTATGCGCAGTACCCTTGGGAAAGCACAGCCACGGTAGTGTCGGCCGGTACCATCAACACCAACTCCAACGCCGGCTGGGGCTATACCGGCATCCGCCGTGCCAACCAGCTGCTGGAGAACGCCGATAAAATTGAGATGGATGCTGACCTGCGGGAGCGCTTTAAGGCGGAGGCCCGCTTCCTGCGCGCATGGTTCTACTGGGATATGGTGGTGCGGTTTGGCGATGTGCCGCTGGTTACCAGTACGCTGGGTGCCGGCGAAGAGGATGTGCCGCGCACTCCTCGTACGGATGTGGTAAACTTCCTGCTCGCCGAACTGTCTGAGATTGCCGAAACGCTCCCTGTCGTTTATGGGGGAGGGGACTCAAGCGAGAAGGGCAGGGTTACCAAAGGCGCCGCGCTTGCGCTGAAAGCCCGTATTCTGCTCAACGAGGCCAGCCCCCGCTTTAACGCAGGTGACGCCAGCAAATGGAAAGCTGCCGCTGATGCTGCCCAGGAGGTTATGGGACTGGGTTATACGTTGTTTAAGGTAAACGAGGAAACCGACAAGGACCTGGAAGACAATTATGCCACATGGGTTGATTTTGCCGGTGAAGAAGACGAAAAAAGATTCCGTCTGGGCCTGCGCAGCTACGAAAAGCTTTTCCAGCAGCAGTATGAGGGCAACAGTGAGGTGATCCTGGACCACCAGTTTATCATGCAGGTGGATCCGCAGTGGAACAACACTTACCTGCCGCCAAGCGTGCTGAATGGCTGGAGCTCCGTTACCCCCACACAGGACCTGGTGAACGCCTATAGCAACTTTAAGACCGGCGGCCCAGCCAATATACTCGACCCGCAGGTTCGGGCAGATTTATACCTGAGTGAGGATCCTGCCTTTGCCAATGAGTACAAGAACCGCGACCCGCGCTTCTATGCCTCCATCATGTTCAACGGAAACCCCTGGAATGCCCTGGAAGACGATTATACGTTTACCTGGCAGATCGGCGGAAGCAACAACTCCCAGACAGGCTATAACTTCCGCAAGCTGGTAGACCCGCAGGCGCATCGGGAGAACATCGCCAATCACGCCAACATCATCCTGCTGCGCTACGCGGAGGTGCTGCTAAGCTATGCCGAGGCCATGAACGAGTACAGCGGCCCGGATGCGACCGTGTACGCCGCGCTGAATGAGGTGCGCCAAAGAGCTGGCATGCCGCCTGTGGATGAGGCCGTATACAACAGCAAAGAGAGTCTGCGCGAACTGATTCGCAACGAGCGCCGCATCGAGCTGGCCCTGGAGGGGCAGCGCTACATGGATATCCGTCGCTGGGAAATTGCTCCGGAGGTGATGGGGACTATTTACGACATCCGGAACAAACTGGTGCAAACCAGAACCTGGTATGATAAGCTGTACCTGATGCCGGTGCCGCAATCGCAGATTGACCTGAGCGACCAGATTCTGACACAAAACCCTGGTTACTAA
- a CDS encoding SusC/RagA family TonB-linked outer membrane protein has product MPDIANAQGQRQVSGRVVDEKSQPLVGVTVVVKNSPTGTATGADGGFSITAAPTDILVFSYIGYLTQEVPVGNQTSVNLTMKTDAKSLEEVVVVGYSSKSQSELVSSVSVVSGQELRDVTTNNTATMLQGKASGVTVSSASGQPGEAPKVRIRGTGSISASADPLYVVDGVIGGTANPTDIESITVLKDAAATGLYGSRAANGVIVITTKRGKAGKTRVSYNGTTGVSQRTTGNFEVMDGQQLFDYTNRMYQNDYTGKRNNHIATLSKTTPNPSEADINAYLTSKNFPLTYGDFASGVLPTQPENTNWLDEAFRTGITNNHQLSVSGGSEKTRFYISGNYFQEEGTVVNTNYEQTNFRANIDHDINDHFTITARVNTQFSNRDNDPSGAIYQSFINMPWDNPYNEDGTIRYVDANTVGWYGRDKSNFLYTSQYNYNRSRGQSLDGDLKLEYRITDWLAFATTNRYSTGNSRYESNNDSRTPGGKANNGSLSNSYGYSNSFLTSNLLTADRQFGSHSVRGILGAEYQKNYTDGMNASGQGIFPGLEVLDAVATPVNIGGYKTESKFMSGFLNVDYDFDSRYFATVSYRRDGSSRFGRDKRFGDFYSVGAAWAISSEDFFQGLTSTISLLKLRSSYGTTGNANIGDFEAVDLYQFNVQYADLPGGFPRRLVNPNLTWEKAHTFDVGLEIGLFNRVDLSLDFYNRTNKGILQQVPLSSATGFYWQTQNIGSVRNRGLDIELSTENLQGAFAWETDFNISFNRNKVLELYDGQPIDQGSQRIEEGRAIGSWFMREWKGVDPATGDPLWLLKKYDANGNFVQDTVTNSYNSATRVYTGTTTPKFAGGMRNTFAYKNFTLSAFVNFVYGNKVYNYNRELFDADGAYPTYNSMVLQDGWSRWEKEGDVATHPKAVLNGNKASNKVSSRYLEDGSYLRLRNVTLSYNLPEAVTNRIKAENIRVFVSGDNLWTLTDFSGMDPEVDLTSGYSTTRYPGSKKLMFGVNLDF; this is encoded by the coding sequence GTGCCTGACATAGCTAATGCCCAGGGGCAACGACAGGTGAGTGGCAGGGTAGTAGATGAGAAAAGCCAGCCGCTGGTCGGGGTAACGGTGGTGGTGAAGAATAGCCCCACGGGAACGGCTACCGGAGCAGATGGTGGTTTTAGCATCACCGCCGCCCCCACAGATATTCTCGTCTTCTCTTATATCGGCTATTTGACGCAGGAGGTACCGGTAGGCAATCAGACCAGCGTCAACTTGACCATGAAGACCGATGCCAAAAGCCTGGAAGAGGTAGTGGTAGTAGGCTACTCCAGTAAGTCCCAGTCCGAACTGGTGAGTTCTGTCTCTGTGGTGAGTGGCCAGGAACTGCGCGACGTGACCACCAACAACACAGCTACCATGCTGCAGGGCAAGGCCTCCGGGGTAACGGTGTCCAGTGCCAGCGGACAGCCGGGGGAGGCACCCAAAGTGCGTATTCGGGGTACGGGATCTATTTCAGCCAGTGCTGATCCTTTGTATGTAGTGGATGGTGTGATTGGCGGCACGGCCAACCCGACAGACATTGAAAGTATAACCGTGCTCAAAGACGCCGCTGCGACAGGCTTATACGGTTCAAGAGCGGCCAACGGCGTGATTGTGATCACCACCAAACGGGGCAAGGCCGGCAAAACCCGGGTATCTTACAATGGCACCACCGGCGTGAGCCAACGCACTACCGGAAACTTTGAGGTAATGGACGGCCAGCAGCTTTTCGATTATACCAACCGGATGTACCAGAACGATTACACCGGCAAGCGCAACAACCATATCGCTACGTTAAGCAAAACAACGCCTAACCCGTCAGAAGCCGATATCAACGCCTATCTGACTTCCAAGAACTTTCCGTTGACCTATGGGGATTTTGCGAGCGGTGTGCTGCCCACGCAGCCCGAAAACACCAACTGGCTGGACGAGGCCTTCCGCACAGGTATCACCAACAACCACCAGCTTTCCGTATCCGGCGGATCGGAGAAAACCAGGTTCTACATCAGCGGCAATTACTTTCAGGAGGAAGGCACGGTGGTAAACACCAACTATGAGCAAACTAACTTCCGGGCTAACATCGACCACGACATCAACGACCACTTCACGATCACGGCCCGGGTGAATACGCAGTTCTCCAACCGCGACAACGATCCTTCGGGCGCCATCTACCAGTCTTTCATCAACATGCCCTGGGATAACCCTTACAATGAGGACGGCACGATCCGGTATGTGGACGCCAACACCGTAGGGTGGTACGGCCGCGACAAGAGCAATTTTCTGTACACCAGCCAGTATAACTACAACCGCAGCCGGGGCCAGTCGTTGGATGGGGACCTGAAACTGGAGTATAGAATTACTGACTGGCTGGCTTTCGCTACCACCAACCGCTACTCCACTGGTAACTCGCGCTATGAGTCGAACAACGACTCGCGCACGCCCGGCGGCAAGGCAAACAATGGCTCTTTGAGCAACTCTTATGGCTATAGCAACAGCTTCCTGACCTCTAACCTGCTGACCGCCGACAGGCAGTTTGGCTCGCATAGTGTGCGCGGTATTCTGGGCGCTGAATACCAGAAGAATTACACCGATGGCATGAACGCTTCGGGGCAGGGCATTTTTCCGGGCCTGGAGGTGCTCGATGCCGTGGCGACGCCGGTGAACATTGGCGGGTATAAGACCGAGAGTAAGTTTATGTCGGGCTTTTTGAATGTGGACTACGACTTTGACAGCCGCTATTTTGCCACCGTTTCTTACCGGCGCGACGGCTCTTCCCGCTTCGGCCGCGACAAGCGCTTCGGCGACTTCTACTCCGTGGGCGCTGCCTGGGCTATCTCCAGCGAAGACTTCTTCCAGGGCTTGACCTCTACCATAAGCCTGCTCAAGCTCAGAAGCAGCTACGGTACCACCGGCAACGCCAACATCGGTGATTTCGAGGCGGTAGACCTGTACCAGTTTAACGTGCAGTATGCTGACCTGCCGGGGGGCTTCCCGCGCCGCCTCGTGAACCCGAACCTGACCTGGGAGAAAGCCCATACCTTTGATGTGGGACTGGAAATCGGCCTGTTCAATAGAGTTGACCTATCGCTGGATTTCTACAACAGAACCAACAAGGGCATCCTGCAGCAGGTGCCGCTTTCCTCGGCCACCGGCTTTTACTGGCAGACCCAGAACATCGGCTCGGTTAGAAACCGCGGCTTGGATATTGAGTTGAGCACTGAGAACCTCCAGGGGGCCTTTGCCTGGGAAACAGACTTTAATATCTCCTTCAACCGCAACAAAGTGCTGGAACTCTACGACGGGCAGCCGATCGACCAGGGCAGCCAGCGTATTGAGGAAGGCAGGGCTATCGGATCCTGGTTTATGCGCGAGTGGAAGGGAGTGGACCCAGCCACCGGCGACCCACTTTGGCTCCTGAAGAAGTATGATGCCAACGGCAACTTTGTGCAGGACACGGTAACCAACTCCTACAACAGCGCCACCAGAGTATACACCGGCACTACAACGCCTAAGTTTGCGGGCGGTATGCGTAATACCTTTGCTTACAAGAACTTCACCTTATCTGCCTTTGTGAATTTTGTGTATGGCAACAAAGTGTACAACTACAACCGCGAGCTTTTCGATGCTGATGGGGCTTATCCTACTTACAACAGCATGGTGCTGCAGGATGGATGGAGCCGCTGGGAGAAAGAAGGCGATGTGGCCACGCATCCGAAGGCGGTGCTAAACGGCAACAAAGCCTCTAACAAAGTCTCCTCACGCTACCTGGAGGATGGCAGCTACCTGCGCCTGCGCAACGTCACGCTGTCTTACAACCTGCCGGAGGCTGTTACCAACCGAATAAAAGCAGAGAACATCCGCGTCTTTGTGAGCGGCGACAACCTGTGGACGCTGACCGACTTCTCTGGTATGGACCCGGAGGTGGACCTGACTTCCGGTTACTCCACCACCCGCTACCCGGGCAGCAAGAAACTTATGTTCGGCGTTAACCTCGACTTTTAA